The following proteins are encoded in a genomic region of Verrucomicrobiia bacterium:
- a CDS encoding GAF domain-containing protein, whose protein sequence is MKRILIVDDEERICQSLTALLGGEGYTIETATDGEAAVSKIETTPYDLILSDIKMPKADGMSVLKKARAKDADALVVLMTGYASLESAMAAVSAGAYEYILKPVDIDDLKRLVKRAIDKREVDMAKRTLMAELSEANQRLKREISQKEALYQAALSFSSSEKLDDLLGRIVTLAAGVLGAKVGSIMLLDPEGKYLTIRAALGLSREVIESTRLEVGVSIAGQAAQTAQPILVRDLETDPRFARASREKYETKSLLCVPLKLGEKVLGVLNLADKKDASSFSEEDLNLLSAFASLASLALSDAQNYRASQAKVAELSALYQIASRLSNLDRYEEMTRIVVETLGKLMEIQTGLWLTYDPEKEKLFLASEVGQNHRPKRAILELSLSRSEAENRTLSHATLSQKIEKAYGPEMHFLLLPLFGPKLLDGVLVLGRSDRKRYTEEEERLASIVTSQAATVFERQRSILNAARLVTMGNMMTEITHDLKKPLTNVRGGLQILRDKWDELDEKDKILASLEQEAMRLSDMVKELLDFSNPRKYERQPKNLADLVKRALKLIEGDLAKKNIRLEFSAPEELPRVLVNENEIVELILNMVLNALESIPDGKRISIALSPVEKGAEKCVRLTVSDEGAGIAPENLSRIFERYFTTKDSGTGLGLAIVDRIVKAHGGRIDVDSTPGVGTTFKIDFPY, encoded by the coding sequence ATGAAGCGGATCTTGATTGTCGATGACGAGGAGCGGATATGCCAATCCCTGACCGCGCTTTTGGGCGGGGAGGGATACACCATCGAGACGGCGACCGATGGCGAGGCCGCCGTCTCGAAAATCGAGACCACCCCCTACGATCTGATTTTGTCCGACATCAAAATGCCCAAAGCCGACGGGATGAGCGTTTTGAAAAAAGCCCGCGCGAAGGACGCCGACGCGCTGGTGGTTTTGATGACCGGCTACGCCTCGCTGGAGTCCGCCATGGCCGCCGTTTCCGCCGGGGCGTACGAGTACATTTTAAAACCGGTGGATATCGACGATTTGAAGCGGCTGGTCAAGCGGGCGATCGACAAGCGGGAAGTGGATATGGCCAAGCGCACCTTGATGGCCGAACTCTCCGAGGCCAACCAGCGCCTGAAGCGGGAGATTTCCCAAAAGGAGGCGCTCTACCAGGCCGCCCTCTCCTTTTCCTCCAGCGAAAAGCTGGATGATTTGCTCGGGCGCATCGTGACCTTGGCGGCCGGCGTTCTGGGGGCCAAGGTCGGCTCGATCATGCTTTTGGACCCGGAGGGGAAATATTTGACCATTCGCGCCGCCTTGGGACTTTCCCGGGAAGTCATTGAATCCACCCGCCTCGAGGTGGGGGTTTCCATCGCCGGGCAGGCGGCCCAGACCGCCCAGCCGATTTTGGTGCGGGATTTGGAAACCGATCCCCGTTTTGCCCGCGCCAGCCGCGAAAAGTACGAAACCAAGTCCCTTTTGTGCGTGCCGCTGAAGCTGGGGGAAAAAGTGTTGGGGGTTTTGAACCTCGCCGATAAAAAAGATGCGAGTTCTTTTTCCGAAGAGGACTTGAATCTTCTTTCCGCTTTTGCCTCGCTTGCTTCGCTGGCTTTGTCCGACGCCCAGAACTACCGGGCCAGCCAGGCCAAGGTGGCCGAGCTTTCCGCCCTGTACCAGATTGCCAGCCGCCTTTCGAATCTCGACCGCTACGAGGAGATGACCCGCATCGTGGTGGAGACGTTGGGGAAGCTGATGGAAATCCAGACCGGTTTGTGGTTAACCTACGACCCGGAAAAGGAGAAGCTTTTTCTGGCCTCCGAAGTGGGGCAGAACCACCGGCCGAAACGCGCCATCCTTGAACTTTCCCTTTCCAGATCCGAGGCCGAAAACCGGACGTTGTCCCATGCCACCCTTTCGCAAAAAATCGAGAAGGCCTACGGGCCGGAGATGCATTTTCTTTTACTCCCTCTGTTCGGCCCGAAGCTTTTGGACGGGGTTTTGGTTTTGGGGCGCTCCGACCGGAAACGCTATACGGAGGAGGAGGAGCGGCTGGCCTCCATTGTGACCTCGCAGGCCGCCACGGTGTTCGAGCGCCAGCGCTCCATTTTGAACGCCGCCCGCTTGGTGACGATGGGGAACATGATGACCGAAATAACGCACGATTTGAAAAAGCCCTTGACCAACGTGCGGGGGGGGCTGCAGATATTGCGGGACAAATGGGACGAGCTGGATGAAAAGGACAAGATTCTGGCCTCGCTGGAGCAGGAGGCGATGCGGCTTTCCGACATGGTCAAGGAACTTTTGGACTTTTCCAACCCCCGCAAGTACGAGCGCCAGCCCAAGAACCTGGCCGATTTGGTCAAGCGGGCGCTCAAGTTAATCGAGGGGGATTTGGCCAAGAAAAACATTCGCCTGGAGTTTTCCGCGCCGGAGGAGCTGCCGCGGGTTTTGGTCAACGAGAACGAAATCGTGGAGTTAATTCTCAATATGGTCTTGAACGCTTTGGAAAGCATCCCGGACGGCAAACGGATTTCCATTGCGCTTTCCCCGGTGGAAAAAGGGGCGGAAAAGTGCGTCCGGCTTACCGTTTCGGACGAGGGGGCCGGCATTGCGCCGGAGAATTTGAGCCGGATTTTCGAGCGCTATTTCACCACCAAGGACTCCGGCACCGGTTTGGGTTTGGCGATTGTCGACCGCATTGTGAAAGCCCACGGCGGAAGAATTGACGTGGACTCCACCCCCGGCGTTGGCACTACATTTAAAATAGATTTCCCGTATTAG
- the groES gene encoding co-chaperone GroES produces MQIRPLADRVVIKPIDETEVKKGGIIIPDTAKEKPQEGEIVEVGPGRITDDGKKISLEVKKGDKVLYGKYSGTEISVGDNDYLILREADILAVVEK; encoded by the coding sequence ATGCAGATAAGACCTTTAGCTGACCGGGTCGTAATCAAGCCGATTGACGAGACCGAGGTCAAAAAGGGCGGGATTATCATCCCCGACACCGCCAAGGAAAAACCGCAGGAAGGGGAAATTGTGGAAGTCGGCCCCGGCCGGATTACCGACGACGGCAAGAAAATCTCCCTCGAAGTGAAAAAGGGGGACAAGGTGCTGTATGGAAAGTATTCCGGGACGGAGATCTCCGTCGGGGACAACGACTATCTGATTCTGCGCGAAGCGGACATTCTGGCGGTAGTGGAAAAGTAA
- the queF gene encoding preQ(1) synthase, giving the protein MKPEILEAFENQYPGRDYTISISCPEFTCVCPRSGLPDFAVIKIDYVPDKKCIELKTLKFYIQSYRDVGIFHENAVNKILEDLIKVCSPRKMTVVGDFNPRGNIHTVVTASYPDKA; this is encoded by the coding sequence ATTAAGCCGGAAATTCTGGAGGCGTTTGAGAACCAATATCCCGGGCGGGACTACACGATTTCCATCTCCTGTCCGGAGTTCACCTGCGTCTGCCCCCGTTCCGGCCTGCCTGATTTTGCGGTCATCAAAATCGACTACGTGCCGGATAAAAAATGCATAGAACTGAAAACGCTCAAGTTTTACATCCAGAGCTACCGGGACGTGGGGATTTTTCACGAAAACGCCGTCAACAAGATTCTGGAGGATTTGATCAAGGTCTGTTCCCCGCGCAAAATGACTGTGGTGGGAGATTTCAACCCCCGCGGCAACATCCACACGGTGGTGACGGCCAGTTATCCGGATAAGGCGTAG
- the groL gene encoding chaperonin GroEL (60 kDa chaperone family; promotes refolding of misfolded polypeptides especially under stressful conditions; forms two stacked rings of heptamers to form a barrel-shaped 14mer; ends can be capped by GroES; misfolded proteins enter the barrel where they are refolded when GroES binds), whose translation MPKMLEFNSQAREKLKRGVDKLADAVKVTLGPKGRNVVIDKKFGSPTVTKDGVTVAKEIELEDNFENMGAQMVKEVASKTSDVAGDGTTTATVLAQAIYREGLKNVTAGSNPMDLKRGIEKAVAVVIEELKRISKPVAGKTEIAQVGTISANNDKTIGDLIAEAMEKVGKDGVITVEEAKTTNTTLEVVEGMQFDRGYLSPYFITNPDTMEAVLEDPLILIHDKKISSMKDLLPVLEKIAQSGRALLIIAEEVEGEALATLVVNKLRGTLKVCAVKAPGFGDRRKEMLTDIATLTGGKVISEELGFKLENTQINDMGKAKRVTIDKDNTTIVEGAGKQADIKGRITSIKKQIEDTTSDYDREKLQERLAKLAGGVAVINVGAATETEMKEKKARVEDALHATRAAVEEGIIPGGGVAFLRALPALDKVKVAGDEKIGVEIVRKALEEPLRMIAANAGHEGSVVVNEVRSKDGAFGFNADSEKYEDLIKAGVIDPTKVARTALENAASIASLLITTEAVIADKPEEKKAPAMPGGGGYGGGDMY comes from the coding sequence ATGCCAAAGATGTTGGAATTCAACTCGCAGGCCCGCGAGAAGCTGAAAAGAGGGGTCGACAAGCTGGCCGATGCGGTGAAGGTGACTTTGGGTCCCAAGGGCCGCAACGTGGTCATCGACAAAAAGTTCGGTTCCCCCACCGTGACCAAGGACGGCGTGACGGTGGCCAAGGAAATCGAGCTGGAAGATAATTTTGAAAACATGGGGGCCCAGATGGTGAAGGAGGTTGCTTCAAAAACCTCCGACGTGGCCGGGGACGGCACCACCACCGCAACCGTTCTGGCCCAGGCGATTTATCGCGAGGGGCTAAAGAACGTAACCGCCGGCTCCAACCCGATGGATTTGAAGCGCGGGATTGAGAAAGCCGTGGCGGTGGTCATCGAGGAACTGAAACGGATTTCCAAACCGGTGGCGGGGAAGACCGAAATCGCCCAGGTTGGCACCATTTCCGCCAACAACGACAAGACCATCGGCGATTTGATTGCCGAGGCGATGGAAAAAGTGGGGAAAGACGGCGTCATCACCGTCGAGGAAGCCAAGACCACCAACACCACCCTCGAAGTGGTTGAAGGGATGCAGTTCGACCGGGGCTACCTCTCCCCCTATTTCATCACCAACCCGGACACGATGGAAGCGGTTTTGGAAGACCCGCTTATTCTGATTCACGACAAGAAAATCTCCTCGATGAAGGACCTCCTGCCGGTGTTGGAGAAAATCGCCCAGTCCGGCCGGGCTTTGTTAATCATCGCCGAGGAGGTTGAAGGGGAGGCCTTGGCCACTTTGGTGGTCAACAAGCTGCGCGGCACCTTGAAGGTCTGCGCGGTAAAGGCCCCCGGCTTTGGCGACCGCCGCAAGGAGATGCTGACGGACATCGCCACGTTGACCGGCGGCAAGGTGATTTCCGAGGAGCTCGGCTTCAAGCTGGAAAACACCCAGATTAACGATATGGGGAAAGCCAAACGAGTCACCATCGACAAGGACAACACCACCATTGTCGAGGGGGCCGGCAAACAGGCCGACATCAAGGGGCGCATCACTTCCATCAAAAAGCAGATTGAAGACACCACCTCCGACTACGACCGCGAAAAGCTGCAGGAGCGGCTGGCGAAGCTGGCCGGCGGCGTGGCGGTCATCAACGTCGGGGCGGCCACCGAGACCGAAATGAAGGAAAAGAAAGCCCGCGTGGAGGACGCTTTGCACGCCACCCGCGCCGCGGTGGAGGAAGGGATCATCCCCGGCGGCGGCGTCGCCTTTCTGCGCGCCCTGCCCGCTTTGGACAAAGTCAAAGTGGCGGGGGACGAGAAAATCGGCGTGGAGATCGTCCGCAAGGCGTTGGAAGAGCCCCTGCGGATGATTGCCGCCAACGCCGGCCACGAAGGCAGCGTGGTGGTGAACGAGGTGCGTTCGAAGGACGGCGCCTTCGGATTCAACGCCGATAGCGAAAAATACGAGGATTTGATCAAGGCCGGCGTGATTGACCCCACCAAGGTCGCCCGCACGGCTTTGGAAAACGCCGCTTCCATCGCTTCGCTTTTAATCACCACCGAAGCGGTGATTGCCGACAAGCCGGAGGAAAAGAAAGCCCCGGCGATGCCCGGTGGCGGCGGTTACGGCGGCGGAGATATGTACTAA
- a CDS encoding isoaspartyl peptidase/L-asparaginase, whose product MPKKKIQPMIVVHGGAWDIPKSTWPEHIEGCRKGCLAGLEVLNSGGTALDAVEAAVRQLESDPTFDAGCGSFLNEDGEVELDASIMDGKTLKAGAVAAVRRLLHPVSLARKIMEETDHLLLVGTGAEKFAKKMGMKFSPTTTLLTGRELELWKKLKGKKSFHAKTVFSGHPKGTVGAVALDSKGSLAAATSTGGTPRKMAGRVGDTPVIGAGTYADNLLGAVSCTGWGEGIIRIGLAKRVLNYLENGVSVSNAVQNAVEEMRRRVDGYGGAILVTPKGQIGLYHNTPRMAFAYSDKTGDIKAGIKV is encoded by the coding sequence ATGCCAAAGAAAAAAATTCAGCCGATGATTGTCGTCCACGGCGGGGCGTGGGATATTCCCAAATCGACTTGGCCGGAGCATATCGAGGGTTGCCGGAAAGGGTGCCTTGCCGGGCTGGAGGTTTTGAACTCGGGTGGCACGGCTTTGGACGCTGTGGAAGCGGCCGTCCGTCAATTGGAATCCGACCCCACCTTTGACGCCGGATGCGGGTCATTTTTGAACGAAGACGGGGAAGTGGAACTGGATGCCTCCATTATGGACGGCAAAACGCTAAAAGCCGGGGCGGTGGCCGCCGTGCGGCGGCTGCTCCATCCGGTCAGTTTGGCGCGAAAGATAATGGAGGAAACCGACCATCTTTTGCTGGTTGGAACCGGGGCGGAGAAATTCGCCAAGAAGATGGGGATGAAATTTTCCCCAACCACGACACTCTTGACCGGGCGGGAGCTGGAGCTATGGAAAAAGCTAAAAGGAAAAAAATCGTTTCACGCCAAAACGGTTTTTTCCGGCCATCCAAAGGGTACCGTCGGGGCGGTAGCCCTCGATTCCAAAGGCAGTCTGGCGGCCGCCACCTCCACGGGAGGGACTCCCCGCAAAATGGCCGGCCGTGTCGGTGACACGCCGGTCATCGGGGCCGGAACCTACGCGGATAATTTGCTCGGCGCGGTAAGTTGCACCGGTTGGGGAGAGGGGATTATACGTATCGGACTGGCCAAGCGGGTTCTGAATTATCTCGAAAATGGAGTTTCGGTTTCGAATGCCGTCCAAAACGCCGTTGAAGAAATGCGCCGCCGGGTGGATGGCTACGGCGGAGCGATTTTGGTCACCCCCAAAGGCCAAATCGGCCTTTACCACAACACGCCGAGGATGGCGTTTGCCTATTCGGATAAAACCGGCGACATAAAAGCTGGAATCAAAGTTTAA
- a CDS encoding SBBP repeat-containing protein gives MTRLSKFPAKIALSFCTLFCLWPCFAFSDDVDTAWVRRYNGPGNGDDKAVAIAVDSSGNVYVTGSSFDSTTGYDYCTIKYLPNGDTGWVRRYDGPGRPDGLEGQNDFAVALASDKEGNVYVTGTAATPLCLGGYGSSDIVTIKYLPNGETGWVRSTSAPFCDRADLSALGLAMDSRSNLYIAGQGFHPLYGWYGFALKYDSAGNDIWGASRWFSEPSNVLSPIAVNSTGSNVCIIDYDGIFKYDSLGNEVWAESFPARSRSVAVDNNGNTFVVGADDSNFVVIKYDPSGDSLWVRRSNSRSEEWQGASFVAADKQNNIYVVGNYASIPDDVAWTATKYDSMGNQFWYRAYRGINFGQLREPRAMVLDTTGNLYVTGYDAWFAATLKYDPQGNLRWEKKFGDANHPAEMRGIGIDQKGNVFVAGFSQSDFLTIKYSPLPQLKGDLNLDGVLGLQDVIYAVNYTFMGELPPAAPSACDINCDVKITPADVVVLLLMVFAEIPAPC, from the coding sequence ATGACCCGCCTTTCAAAATTTCCGGCCAAAATCGCCCTCTCCTTTTGCACCCTGTTTTGCCTGTGGCCCTGCTTTGCATTTTCTGACGATGTCGATACCGCCTGGGTACGGCGCTACAACGGGCCGGGGAATGGGGATGACAAGGCCGTGGCAATTGCTGTTGACTCCAGCGGCAACGTGTATGTCACCGGCTCCAGCTTCGACAGCACCACCGGCTATGATTACTGCACCATTAAATATCTGCCGAACGGGGATACGGGGTGGGTGCGAAGATACGACGGGCCGGGGCGACCGGACGGCTTGGAAGGTCAAAATGATTTTGCCGTGGCTCTTGCTTCAGACAAGGAGGGGAATGTTTATGTAACCGGCACTGCTGCTACACCACTTTGCTTGGGGGGGTATGGAAGCTCGGATATTGTTACCATAAAATATTTACCAAATGGAGAGACTGGGTGGGTAAGAAGCACCTCTGCTCCTTTTTGTGATCGTGCCGATTTAAGTGCCTTGGGGCTTGCTATGGATTCTCGCAGTAATCTCTACATTGCCGGTCAGGGCTTTCACCCCTTGTATGGATGGTATGGCTTCGCACTTAAATATGATTCCGCGGGAAACGATATTTGGGGTGCTTCAAGATGGTTTTCAGAACCTTCCAATGTTTTATCACCAATTGCGGTGAATTCAACAGGAAGCAATGTTTGCATTATCGACTATGATGGGATCTTTAAATACGATTCGCTCGGCAACGAGGTTTGGGCGGAATCTTTCCCCGCTCGGTCACGCTCAGTAGCGGTGGACAATAATGGAAACACTTTTGTGGTTGGTGCTGACGACAGTAATTTTGTCGTGATTAAGTATGACCCTTCCGGAGATTCGCTCTGGGTCAGGCGTTCCAACAGCAGGTCGGAAGAGTGGCAAGGTGCGTCGTTTGTTGCCGCCGACAAACAAAACAATATTTATGTAGTGGGTAATTACGCTTCAATTCCCGACGATGTAGCTTGGACGGCGACAAAATACGATTCAATGGGAAACCAATTTTGGTATCGGGCGTATAGAGGAATCAATTTCGGGCAATTACGAGAACCAAGAGCTATGGTTTTGGACACCACAGGGAATCTTTATGTTACTGGGTATGACGCTTGGTTTGCTGCCACCTTAAAGTATGACCCTCAAGGAAATTTGCGGTGGGAGAAAAAATTTGGCGACGCCAATCACCCGGCCGAAATGCGAGGCATTGGGATTGACCAAAAAGGAAATGTTTTCGTTGCCGGTTTCAGCCAGTCGGATTTCCTAACAATAAAATACTCTCCCCTCCCTCAATTAAAAGGGGATTTGAATTTGGACGGGGTTTTGGGGTTGCAGGACGTGATTTATGCGGTGAACTACACTTTTATGGGGGAGCTTCCACCGGCGGCGCCTTCGGCCTGCGACATCAATTGCGATGTGAAGATTACACCGGCGGATGTGGTGGTTTTGCTGTTGATGGTTTTTGCGGAAATACCGGCCCCGTGTTAA
- a CDS encoding response regulator, which produces MIENRMPEPAKILVVDDDRRICDLLVETLEAIGYQASGAGSARAALSKIEAERFDLVISDIVMPEMSGIELLTELQKKNAALPVVMITGNAYEDVLKGARSAGASALLTKPFRISQIEQAMEEALGKKANALAVLVVEDDPIFLEFLGDSLKTKGYAPLKAANAAQAMKLAKEFPVCFAIVDLNLPDIHGVELLNRLKKDNPYLPIALITGQSFSEAETVSAGAEWLLRKPFQLQELYRAIESVHPANFQHGEDGPAA; this is translated from the coding sequence ATGATAGAGAATAGAATGCCCGAACCGGCAAAAATTTTGGTGGTGGATGACGACCGCCGCATCTGCGATCTGTTGGTGGAAACGCTCGAAGCAATCGGCTATCAGGCCTCCGGCGCCGGCTCCGCCCGGGCCGCGCTTTCAAAAATCGAGGCCGAGCGGTTCGATTTGGTCATTTCCGACATCGTGATGCCGGAGATGAGCGGCATCGAGCTTTTGACCGAACTGCAGAAGAAAAATGCCGCCCTGCCGGTGGTGATGATCACCGGCAACGCCTACGAGGATGTTTTGAAAGGGGCCCGCTCGGCGGGGGCCAGCGCGCTTTTGACCAAGCCGTTCCGCATCTCCCAAATCGAACAGGCGATGGAAGAGGCGTTGGGGAAGAAGGCGAATGCCTTGGCCGTTTTGGTGGTGGAGGATGACCCGATTTTTCTGGAGTTTCTGGGGGACAGCCTGAAAACCAAGGGATACGCCCCGCTAAAGGCCGCCAACGCCGCCCAGGCAATGAAGCTGGCCAAGGAGTTTCCGGTCTGTTTTGCCATCGTGGATTTGAACCTGCCGGATATCCACGGGGTGGAGCTTTTGAACCGGTTGAAAAAAGACAACCCCTATTTGCCGATAGCCCTCATCACCGGGCAGAGTTTTTCGGAAGCGGAGACCGTTTCCGCCGGGGCGGAGTGGCTTTTGAGAAAGCCGTTCCAGCTGCAGGAGCTTTACCGGGCGATTGAGTCCGTTCATCCGGCCAATTTTCAGCACGGCGAAGACGGCCCAGCCGCCTAA
- a CDS encoding transposase has product MKFNPGLHYRRSIRLPEYDYTRSGAYFVTICTANRECLFGQVLGDEMHVNELGAAVLECWEWLSKQYTYVTLDVKILMPNHLHGIIIIDDDLGKGGSRTAPTMVSKRKPLGRLIGAFKTVSTKRINEMCQTPGAILWQRNYCEHIIRNEDSLNKIRDYILGNPTGWILDQENPDITANRANRDKAACYEKTFFEELKKLEL; this is encoded by the coding sequence ATGAAATTCAACCCCGGATTACACTATAGGCGTTCGATTCGCCTACCTGAATATGATTATACGAGAAGCGGCGCCTATTTCGTCACAATTTGCACCGCCAACCGTGAGTGTCTTTTTGGCCAAGTATTGGGGGACGAGATGCACGTCAATGAATTGGGGGCCGCTGTTTTGGAGTGCTGGGAATGGCTTTCAAAGCAGTATACCTATGTGACATTGGATGTGAAGATCCTGATGCCCAATCATCTCCACGGAATTATCATCATTGACGATGATTTGGGAAAGGGCGGTTCACGAACCGCCCCTACAATGGTTTCCAAGAGAAAACCGCTGGGCCGTTTAATTGGTGCTTTCAAAACCGTGTCAACAAAACGGATTAATGAAATGTGCCAAACGCCCGGAGCGATACTTTGGCAGCGCAATTATTGCGAACATATTATTCGCAACGAGGATTCGTTAAACAAGATACGGGATTATATCTTGGGCAACCCAACCGGATGGATTCTTGACCAGGAAAATCCAGATATAACCGCAAATCGAGCAAACCGCGACAAGGCGGCGTGTTACGAGAAAACCTTTTTTGAAGAATTAAAAAAATTGGAATTGTAG